One region of Serinus canaria isolate serCan28SL12 chromosome 25, serCan2020, whole genome shotgun sequence genomic DNA includes:
- the LOC103823974 gene encoding ras-related protein Rab-11A-like — MRAKDDEYDYLFKVVLIGDSGVGKSNLLSRFTRNEFNLESKSTIGVEFATRSIQVDNKTVKAQIWDTAGQERYRAITSAYYRGAVGALLVYDIAKYLTYENAERWLKELQDHADANIVIMLVGNKSDLRHLRAVPTDEARSFAEKNGLSFLETSALDSTNVETAFHNILSEIYRIVSQRQITGQPESEFGPSTSIEPIQVLPTQQEGRQAPCCQNI, encoded by the exons ATGCGGGCCAAGGACGATGAGTACGATTATCTCTTCAAAG TTGTGCTCATCGGGGACTCCGGGGTGGGCAAGAGCAACCTGCTGTCCCGCTTCACCCGCAACGAGTTCAACCTGGAGAGCAAGAGCACCATCGGGGTGGAGTTTGCCACCAGGAGCATCCAGGTGGACAACAAGACAGTGAAGGCTCAGATCTGGGACACGGCCGGGCAGGAGCGCTACCGCGCCATCACCTCCGC gtaCTACCGAGGCGcagtgggagctctgctggtCTATGACATTGCCAAGTACCTGACGTATGAGAACGCAGAGCGctggctgaaggagctgcaggaccaCGCTGATGCCAACATTGTCATCATGCTGGTGGGCAACAAGAGTGACCTGAGGCACCTGCGGGCTGTGCCCACCGACGAGGCCAGGAGCTTTGCAG AGAAGAATGGGCTGTCCTTCCTTGAGACGTCTGCCCTGGATTCCACCAATGTGGAGACAGCTTTCCACAACATCCTCTCGG AGATCTACCGCATCGTGTCACAGAGGCAGATCACAGGACAGCCAGAGTCTGAGTTCGGCCCCTCCACCTCCATTGAACCCATCCAGGTGCTGCCCACGCAGCAGGAGGGCCGGCAGGCACCCTGCTGCCAGAACATCTGA